The proteins below come from a single Stigmatella erecta genomic window:
- a CDS encoding AAA family ATPase — protein MPHRTGPEPLSDSPGDSVRERVERLEVQSPKEIDGRLTQLGYRGQAEARRAASVLAYRHVRRVRRMYLEGLVPEAAARENCLFLGPTGSGKTYLVELLFREILSVPTVMADATQFSETGYVGDDVNTLVSRLYEAADGDVAWAGCGVICMDEFDKLATARSDSRFAGQQTTKDVSGFGVQRGLLHLLSASAVDFPPDFGFTSRTRPLSLEMAGVTFIACGAFSGLKGTAEGMTSAERLGFGREPKRREQEAIAERVTDTQLEQTTAFARYGFIPELMGRFNRIVSFAPLDAATLKDILQANVLRQYEQEFALEGLQLVVEPTVREWVVAGALKRETGARGLLAALAPVLEQAAYEHFGQSQASTVRLVLEGEQVQVVAE, from the coding sequence ATGCCCCACCGCACAGGACCCGAGCCCCTTTCCGATTCTCCCGGCGACAGCGTGCGAGAGCGCGTGGAGCGCCTGGAGGTACAGTCCCCCAAGGAGATCGACGGCCGACTGACGCAGTTGGGCTACCGCGGCCAGGCGGAGGCCCGGCGCGCCGCCTCGGTCCTTGCCTACCGCCACGTGCGGCGGGTGCGGCGGATGTATCTGGAAGGCCTCGTTCCCGAGGCCGCCGCGCGCGAGAACTGTCTCTTCCTGGGACCTACCGGCAGCGGCAAGACGTACCTGGTGGAGCTGCTCTTCCGGGAAATCCTCTCCGTGCCCACGGTGATGGCGGATGCCACGCAGTTCTCCGAGACGGGGTACGTGGGGGATGACGTCAACACGCTCGTCTCGCGCCTGTACGAGGCCGCGGACGGGGATGTGGCCTGGGCCGGGTGCGGCGTCATCTGCATGGACGAGTTCGACAAGCTCGCCACGGCGCGCTCCGACAGCCGCTTCGCGGGCCAGCAGACTACCAAGGACGTGAGTGGCTTTGGCGTGCAGCGGGGCCTGCTGCACCTGCTGTCGGCCTCGGCGGTGGACTTCCCACCGGACTTTGGCTTCACCAGCCGGACCCGGCCGCTCTCGCTGGAGATGGCGGGCGTCACCTTCATCGCCTGTGGCGCCTTCAGCGGGCTGAAGGGCACGGCGGAGGGCATGACCTCCGCGGAGCGGCTGGGCTTCGGCCGGGAGCCGAAGCGGCGGGAACAGGAGGCCATCGCCGAGCGCGTGACGGACACCCAGCTCGAACAGACCACGGCGTTTGCCCGCTATGGCTTCATCCCGGAGCTGATGGGCCGCTTCAACCGCATCGTCTCCTTCGCGCCGCTGGATGCGGCGACCCTGAAGGACATCCTCCAGGCCAACGTGCTGCGGCAGTACGAACAGGAGTTCGCCCTGGAGGGGCTCCAGCTCGTGGTGGAGCCCACAGTGCGCGAGTGGGTGGTGGCCGGAGCCCTCAAGCGGGAGACGGGCGCCCGGGGACTGCTCGCCGCCCTGGCGCCGGTGCTCGAACAGGCCGCCTACGAGCACTTTGGCCAGTCCCAGGCCTCCACGGTGCGCCTGGTGCTGGAGGGCGAGCAGGTCCAGGTGGTGGCGGAGTAG
- a CDS encoding serine/threonine-protein kinase: MKSVEPPHYQDPLIGTQISEYVIQERIGTGGMGIVYRAVQPLIGKQVAIKVMRAQFAQAHQLVQRLLVEARIVNAIPHRGIIDIFGFGQLEDGRPYVVMELLQGLSLDRLLHRKGRLGVDETVKILDAVLDALGAAHRRGVVHRDLKPGNVFLVEGAAGARSLKLLDFGIAKVAASPASNALTVHGLLLGTPEYMSPEQVRGGEVEPTSDLYAVGVMAFEMLTGRVPFGGEQVRVLFAHVEDVPPSLSSLVPGVPPALERMVARLLAKAPSQRYPSADAVRQELKALLSRKAPVPKDQPAPRPVAPAPPRSAKRLWPVAAGALVVAVAGVGLMRLGRPAHAGKAMVLRPEPRVLPSSSPEPAPPPAAPEARAERPTGEALALALPVSLVEEDGAREDSAPVRPALHPGRSGGRKAQSPGARSRPRGFTARSSRTFPVLQAPAERVSFSHEFLHTRLAEATVRLRQRDVHAVSSPAMARLMELHRRADDAGSEETRVRILSALDEWERTFLPKR, translated from the coding sequence GTGAAAAGCGTCGAGCCGCCACACTATCAGGATCCGCTGATCGGCACGCAGATCAGCGAGTATGTCATTCAAGAGCGGATCGGCACCGGTGGCATGGGCATCGTCTACCGGGCCGTGCAGCCGCTCATTGGCAAACAGGTGGCCATCAAGGTCATGCGGGCGCAGTTCGCCCAGGCGCACCAGCTCGTCCAGCGGCTGCTCGTCGAGGCGCGCATCGTCAACGCCATCCCGCACCGCGGCATCATCGACATCTTCGGCTTCGGGCAACTCGAGGACGGGCGGCCGTATGTGGTGATGGAGCTGCTCCAGGGGCTCTCGCTCGACCGGCTCCTGCACCGCAAGGGCCGCCTCGGGGTGGACGAGACCGTGAAGATCCTCGACGCGGTGCTGGATGCGCTGGGGGCCGCGCACCGCCGGGGCGTGGTGCACCGCGACCTCAAGCCGGGCAACGTCTTCCTGGTGGAGGGCGCCGCCGGCGCGCGGTCCCTCAAGCTGCTCGACTTTGGCATCGCCAAGGTCGCCGCCTCCCCGGCGTCGAACGCGCTCACGGTGCACGGCCTGCTCCTGGGCACCCCCGAGTACATGTCCCCCGAGCAGGTGCGCGGCGGGGAGGTGGAGCCCACCTCGGACCTCTACGCGGTGGGGGTGATGGCCTTCGAGATGCTCACGGGCAGGGTGCCCTTCGGTGGCGAGCAGGTGCGGGTGCTGTTCGCGCACGTGGAAGATGTGCCGCCGTCCCTCTCCAGCCTCGTGCCCGGGGTTCCGCCGGCGCTCGAACGGATGGTGGCGCGGTTGCTGGCGAAAGCCCCTTCCCAGCGCTACCCCTCCGCCGATGCCGTGCGGCAGGAGCTCAAGGCCTTGCTGTCGCGCAAGGCCCCTGTCCCCAAGGACCAGCCGGCCCCGCGTCCCGTGGCGCCCGCGCCCCCCAGGTCCGCGAAGCGCCTCTGGCCCGTGGCCGCCGGGGCCCTGGTGGTGGCCGTGGCGGGGGTGGGCCTGATGCGCCTGGGCCGCCCGGCGCACGCCGGCAAGGCCATGGTCCTGCGCCCCGAACCGCGGGTCCTGCCCTCGTCCTCTCCCGAGCCGGCGCCGCCCCCGGCCGCGCCGGAAGCCCGGGCGGAGCGGCCCACCGGCGAGGCCCTCGCGCTGGCGCTGCCCGTGTCCCTCGTGGAGGAGGACGGCGCCCGGGAGGACTCGGCCCCGGTGCGCCCGGCCCTGCATCCGGGGCGCTCCGGCGGGCGCAAGGCGCAATCCCCGGGGGCCCGGAGCCGCCCGCGAGGCTTCACGGCCCGCTCCTCGCGCACGTTCCCCGTCCTCCAGGCCCCAGCCGAGAGGGTCTCCTTCAGCCACGAGTTTCTGCATACACGGCTCGCGGAGGCCACCGTGCGGCTCCGGCAGCGGGATGTCCATGCGGTGTCGTCGCCGGCCATGGCCCGGCTGATGGAGCTTCACCGCCGGGCGGATGATGCCGGCTCGGAGGAGACGCGCGTGCGCATCCTCTCGGCCCTGGACGAGTGGGAGCGGACGTTCCTCCCGAAGCGCTGA
- a CDS encoding serine/threonine-protein kinase, producing the protein MVAQREDPLIDTQVSEYVIQERIGAGGMGIVYRAIQPLIGKQVAIKVLKAEFAEARELVQRLLVEARVVNAIQHRGIIDIFGFGQLVDGRPYMVMELLQGISLERFIRSKGRVGFEEALRILDEMLDALGAAHARGVVHRDLKPGNVFLVDGAGEGRSIKLLDFGIAKVAASQMTGPLTVEGLILGTPAYMSPEQVRGGEVGPASDLYAVGVIAFQLLTGKVPFGGEQLKVLFAQVEEAPPALSTLAPGVPLELERLVSRLLAKVPSQRFQSAEAVRQEFKAVLSRKASSWQDSGDKPTEPLAPLTGARTGRTSAAAVPALPPKPRPQPSSRKSARGRWLMGAGAVALAASVVGVKLMVGKPRAAALEVEARPPEARAPEPSLPAPPLSQQPDGRAENAVAAEHPVGQEVPIVEMAPKLMAAPNPVAFQGRRQERLTAPGEPPRPLAETLPMAQTAAVSRPKVPAALSVKAEGQMAKPVAVAPPAPAPVQRSAAPAPVQPSAAQVRCSRDEMQQRLAEATVRLRQRSADALTSPAMARLMEIHRRADGVSTDEQCASTMKLLEEWERKVFSRR; encoded by the coding sequence GTGGTGGCACAACGGGAGGATCCGCTGATCGATACACAGGTCAGCGAGTATGTCATCCAAGAGCGCATCGGTGCTGGCGGAATGGGTATCGTCTACCGGGCCATTCAGCCGCTCATTGGCAAGCAAGTGGCCATCAAGGTTCTGAAGGCCGAGTTCGCGGAGGCACGGGAGCTGGTCCAGCGGCTGCTCGTCGAAGCGCGCGTGGTCAATGCCATCCAGCACCGGGGAATCATCGATATCTTCGGGTTCGGGCAACTGGTGGATGGCCGTCCCTATATGGTGATGGAGTTGCTCCAGGGCATTTCGCTGGAGCGGTTCATCCGGAGCAAGGGCCGGGTCGGGTTCGAGGAGGCCCTGCGGATCCTCGATGAGATGCTGGATGCACTGGGGGCCGCGCATGCCCGGGGCGTCGTGCACCGGGACCTGAAGCCTGGCAATGTCTTCCTGGTGGATGGGGCAGGGGAAGGGCGGTCCATCAAGTTGCTGGATTTTGGAATCGCCAAGGTCGCTGCCTCTCAGATGACAGGGCCGCTGACGGTCGAGGGGCTGATTCTGGGCACCCCGGCGTACATGTCTCCCGAGCAGGTCCGGGGCGGCGAAGTGGGGCCTGCCTCGGATCTCTATGCCGTGGGGGTGATTGCGTTTCAGCTGCTCACGGGAAAGGTGCCCTTCGGAGGGGAGCAGCTGAAAGTGCTGTTCGCGCAGGTCGAAGAGGCGCCGCCTGCCTTGTCCACGTTGGCGCCCGGGGTGCCCCTGGAACTGGAACGGCTTGTGTCGCGGCTACTGGCGAAGGTGCCGTCCCAGCGGTTCCAATCCGCGGAGGCGGTACGGCAAGAATTCAAGGCCGTCCTCTCCAGGAAGGCGTCTTCCTGGCAGGACAGCGGCGATAAGCCGACCGAGCCTCTGGCTCCGCTCACGGGTGCGCGGACAGGCCGAACGTCTGCAGCTGCTGTTCCCGCGCTTCCCCCGAAGCCTCGCCCCCAGCCCTCCTCCAGGAAGTCCGCGAGAGGCCGGTGGCTCATGGGGGCTGGCGCTGTGGCATTGGCCGCATCCGTGGTGGGAGTGAAACTCATGGTGGGGAAGCCTCGGGCCGCGGCCCTGGAGGTAGAGGCCAGGCCTCCGGAAGCACGCGCCCCCGAGCCTTCCTTGCCAGCACCGCCTCTTTCCCAGCAACCTGACGGGCGGGCGGAGAATGCGGTGGCCGCGGAGCATCCAGTTGGCCAGGAAGTGCCCATCGTGGAGATGGCTCCCAAGTTGATGGCTGCGCCGAATCCGGTGGCTTTCCAAGGGCGGCGCCAGGAGCGCCTCACCGCGCCAGGGGAACCTCCTCGGCCTCTGGCAGAGACACTTCCCATGGCTCAGACCGCGGCGGTCTCACGTCCCAAGGTGCCAGCGGCTCTATCTGTGAAGGCCGAGGGCCAAATGGCCAAACCGGTGGCGGTGGCGCCTCCCGCACCTGCGCCCGTTCAACGCAGTGCCGCACCTGCGCCCGTCCAGCCGAGTGCCGCGCAGGTCCGCTGCAGCCGGGACGAGATGCAACAGCGGCTCGCCGAGGCCACCGTGCGTCTGCGGCAGCGGAGCGCCGATGCGTTGACCTCGCCGGCCATGGCCCGGCTGATGGAGATCCACCGGCGCGCCGATGGCGTGAGCACGGATGAGCAGTGCGCGAGCACGATGAAGCTCCTGGAGGAATGGGAGCGAAAGGTCTTCTCGCGGCGCTGA